The DNA region AATGTTTTCATCTACAATATTTTTAATTGCTGCTTCTTTACCTGTAAGTGCTTTTACTTTGGCTAACACTTTAGCTTCTAAATCACCAGATAATGGTACAGCTGTAGTAACTTCTGCTATTTGATTTCCTTTTTGTTGTTCAAAAAGTGTTACAAAGCTTGATGCTACTGCTGGTAATAACGATGTACGTTTATTAGCAATAAGTACATCTATTAAGTTAACTGTTGCTTGATTTGCATTTTTAAATACTTCTAGCAATGCAGATTTTTTAACAGATGAACGTATTACAGGACTGTAAAGCATATCTTTTAAATCTTTACTTTGCGCAACTGTATTTACTATTAGCTGCATATCTCCATTTACAACTTCTGCTGTATTGTTGTCGTTTGCTAAATTTAATACTGCTTTTGCGTAACGTATTGCTGCTCTTTCTCCTGCCATGATATTTTGACTAGTTTAATTTTGCTTCACCTAACATAGACTCTACCAACTCTAATTGTTTGTCTTTGTTAGATAATTCTTGACGTACTACTTTTTCTGCAATATCTACAGATAATCCTGCTACTTGACTTTTTAATTGAGCCATAGCAGATTTCTTTTCGCTTTCTATTGCAGCTTGTGCTTGAGCTATCATTGCATTTGCTTGCTCTTGCGCTTCTGTTTTTGCGTCTTCAATCATTTTTGTTTTAAGCTCGCGTGCTTCTTTTAACATTGCTTCACGTTCTGCACGAGCTTCTTTTAATAACTTATCGTTATCTGCTTGAAGGTTTTGCATTTCAACTTTTGCATTTTCTGCTGCTTCTAATGCATTTTGGATACCATCTTCACGAGATTGTAAAGCGTCTAAGATTGGTTTCCAAGCAAATTTTCTCATTAATACGATAAGTATTAATAAGATTACCGCTTGCATTATAAATAAACCTACTGAAAAATCGTTTAATAAAGTTTCCATTTGATATTGATTACTTCTTTGTGTTTGTTTAATTTAAAACAGCTTCTGTAACCAACCGTTACAGAAGTTGTTTTTGTTTTGTTTTAGGATTATTTTCCTAAGATTAATGCACCGAATGCTAAACCTTCTAATAAGGCACCGATGATGATCATCGCAGTTTGGATTTTTCCAGCTGCTTCTGGTTGACGAGCAATACCTTCCATTGCTTTTCCACCGATTTGACCTAAACCGATTCCTCCACCGATTACGATTAATCCTGCTCCAATTAAATTGTACATACTAATTGATTTTAAATATTAATTAAACAAATTCTTATTAATGATGGTCATGTTCTTCAACCGCCATACCTATAAATAACGATGATAACATCGTAAAAATAAACGCTTGTAAAAAGGCTACCAATATTTCGATAACCGATATAAATAATGCTAACACTAAAGACATACCTGTAGATGCTACTGGTCCAAATGCTTCTTTCATTGTTATCATTAATGCTATAAGACTCATTACCACAAAGTGTCCTGCTGTCATGTTTGCAAATAAACGAACTAATAAAGAGAATGGTTTAATTAACACAAATCCTATTAATTCTATAACTGCTAATATTGGTCTTAATA from Mesoflavibacter profundi includes:
- the atpH gene encoding ATP synthase F1 subunit delta — protein: MAGERAAIRYAKAVLNLANDNNTAEVVNGDMQLIVNTVAQSKDLKDMLYSPVIRSSVKKSALLEVFKNANQATVNLIDVLIANKRTSLLPAVASSFVTLFEQQKGNQIAEVTTAVPLSGDLEAKVLAKVKALTGKEAAIKNIVDENILGGFILRVGDTQYNASIANQLSKLKREFTIN
- a CDS encoding F0F1 ATP synthase subunit B, whose amino-acid sequence is METLLNDFSVGLFIMQAVILLILIVLMRKFAWKPILDALQSREDGIQNALEAAENAKVEMQNLQADNDKLLKEARAEREAMLKEARELKTKMIEDAKTEAQEQANAMIAQAQAAIESEKKSAMAQLKSQVAGLSVDIAEKVVRQELSNKDKQLELVESMLGEAKLN
- the atpE gene encoding ATP synthase F0 subunit C: MYNLIGAGLIVIGGGIGLGQIGGKAMEGIARQPEAAGKIQTAMIIIGALLEGLAFGALILGK